From the Dama dama isolate Ldn47 chromosome 24, ASM3311817v1, whole genome shotgun sequence genome, one window contains:
- the PPM1M gene encoding protein phosphatase 1M produces the protein MSADWFRRRFLPRGPLPAPRPPRPRASPVPYRRPRFLRGSGSSSGTADASRRPDARPVRSPVRGRSLPWNAGYAEIINAEKSEFNEDQAACGKLCIRRCEFGVEEDQEWLTLCSEEFLTGHYWALFDGHGGPAAAILAANTLHSCLRRQLEAVAEGMVATQPPMHLSGRCICPSDPQFVEEKGIRTEDLVIGALESAFQECDEVIGRELEASGQVGGCTALVAMSLKGNLYVANAGDSRAILVRRDEVRPLSSEFTPETERQRIQQLAFIYPELLAGEFTRLEFPRRLKGDDLGQKVLFRDHHMSGWSYKCVEKSDLKYPLIHGQGRQARLLGTLAVSRGLGDHQLRVLDTNIQLKPFLLSVPQVTVLNMDQLEPQEEDVVVMATDGLWDVLSNEQVARLVRSFLPGNREDPHRFSELAKMLIRSTQGTDDSPIQEGQVSYDDVSVFVIPLHHQGQGHSSH, from the exons ATGTCAGCCGACTGGTTCCGGCGCCGCTTCCTGCCGAGGGGCCCGCTCCCCGCGCCGCGGCCACCCAGGCCCCGCGCCAGCCCCGTGCCCTACCGGCGGCCCCGCTTCCTGCGCGGCTCGGGCTCCAGCTCCGGCACCGCCGACGCCTCGCGCCGCCCGGACGCCCGGCCCGTGCGCAGCCCGGTGCGGGGCCGCTCGCTGCCCTGGAACGCAGGCTACGCCGA AATCATCAACGCAGAGAAATCTGAGTTCAATGAGGATCAGGCGGCCTGTGGGAAGCTGTGCATCCGGAGATGTGAGTTTGGGGTTGAAGAGGACCAGGAATGGCTGACCTTGTGCTCAGAGGAG TTCCTGACAGGTCATTACTGGGCACTGTTTGATGGGCATGGCGGTCCAGCTGCAGCTATCCTGGCTGCCAACACTCTGCACTCCTGCCTGCGCCGGCAGCTGGAGGCTGTGGCAGAGGGCATGGTGGCCACTCAGCCCCCCATGCACCTCAGCGGCCGCTGCATCTGCCCCAGTGACCCCCAGTTCGTGGAGGAAAAGGGCATTAGAACAGAAGACTTGGTGATTGGGGCTCTGGAGAGTGCCTTTCAGGAGTGT GATGAGGTGATCGGGCGAGAGCTGGAGGCCTCAGGCCAGGTGGGTGGGTGCACAGCCCTGGTGGCTATGTCTCTGAAGGGAAACCTGTATGTGGCCAATGCTGGGGACAGCAG GGCCATCCTGGTGCGGAGGGATGAGGTACGGCCCCTGAGCTCCGAGTTCACCCCAGAGACTGAGCGGCAGCGGATTCAGCAGCTG GCCTTCATCTACCCTGAGCTTCTGGCTGGTGAGTTCACCCGACTGGAGTTCCCTCGGCGACTGAAGGGGGATGACTTGGGGCAGAAGGTCTTGTTCAGGGATCACCACATGAGCGGCTG GAGCTACAAGTGTGTGGAGAAGTCGGATCTCAAGTACCCACTGATTCATGGACAGGGTAGGCAG GCTCGGCTGCTGGGAACCCTGGCTGTCTCCCGGGGTCTAGGAGACCATCAACTCAGAGTCCTGGACACAAATATTCAGCTCAAGCCCTTCTTGCTATCTGTCCCACAG GTGACTGTGCTCAATATGGACCAGCTGGAGCCCCAGGAGGAGGATGTGGTTGTCATGGCAACTGATGGGCTCTGGGATGTCCTGTCCAATGAGCAAGTGGCACGGCTGGTGCGGAGTTTCCTCCCTGGCAACCGAGAGGACCCACACAG GTTCTCGGAGCTGGCCAAGATGCTGATACGCAGCACACAGGGGACGGATGACAGTCCCATACAGGAAGGGCAGGTGTCCTACGACGACGTCTCTGTGTTCGTGATTCCCTTGCACCACCAGGGCCAGGGGCACAGTAGCCACTGA